A stretch of the Lactuca sativa cultivar Salinas chromosome 9, Lsat_Salinas_v11, whole genome shotgun sequence genome encodes the following:
- the LOC111885346 gene encoding adenine/guanine permease AZG1: protein MEAGSPPEPKPSSLTRLNTFVGKSRIGKRFKLNERKTTFTTELRAGTATFLTMAYILAVNASILSDSGGPCSVSDCIDLCSDSSVAVSNCTGPNLRVIQPDDTCKFSPVNPGYTECLGRVRKDLIVATVASSLIGCVIMGTFANLPLALAPGMGANAYFAYTVVGFHGSGNISYENALAAVFIEGMIFLLISAVGLRAKLAKLVPKPVRISSSAGIGLFLAFIGLQSNQGIGLIGYSSSTLLTIGACPISSRASLAPVITFPNGTVTLLPGGSVSGDIMCLHNRMESPTFWLGVVGFVIIGYCLVKNVKGAMIYGIVFVTAVSWFRNTQVTAFPDTPAGDAAYDYFKKVVDVHKIESTAGALSFSSINKGYFWEALVTFLYVDILDTTGTLYSMARFAGFADENGEFEGQYFAFMSDATSIVVGSLLGTSPVTAFIESSTGIREGGRTGMTALTVAGYFMLAFFFTPLLASIPAWAVGPPLILVGVLMMRSVVEIDWNDMKQAIPAFMTLILMPLTYSIAYGLIGGIGTYLVLNLWDWGEGLLSKFGILKGVGSDRSVNNSSVGGNRVIIGNGMDGNDKRVEV, encoded by the coding sequence ATGGAGGCCGGCAGTCCACCGGAACCAAAACCCTCATCATTGACACGTCTCAACACCTTCGTCGGAAAATCCCGGATCGGAAAACGGTTCAAACTCAATGAACGCAAGACCACCTTCACCACCGAGCTCCGCGCCGGCACCGCCACCTTCCTCACCATGGCTTACATTCTCGCTGTCAACGCCAGTATCCTTTCAGACTCTGGCGGCCCTTGCTCCGTCTCCGACTGTATCGACCTCTGTTCTGATTCATCCGTCGCCGTCTCCAACTGCACAGGTCCGAACTTACGGGTCATTCAACCCGACGACACCTGCAAGTTTTCTCCGGTGAACCCTGGTTACACCGAGTGTTTGGGAAGAGTCCGGAAAGATCTTATCGTCGCCACCGTAGCTTCTTCGCTTATTGGGTGTGTGATCATGGGCACTTTCGCTAATTTACCCTTGGCTTTAGCTCCGGGAATGGGTGCTAACGCCTACTTCGCTTACACCGTCGTCGGATTTCATGGCTCCGGTAACATATCCTATGAAAACGCCCTCGCCGCTGTTTTCATCGAAGGGATGATATTTTTGTTGATTTCTGCCGTCGGCTTACGAGCTAAGCTTGCGAAATTGGTTCCGAAGCCGGTGAGAATCTCTTCGTCGGCCGGAATCGGCTTGTTTTTAGCTTTCATCGGCTTGCAGAGCAACCAAGGTATCGGCTTAATAGGTTACAGTTCTTCAACTCTTCTTACCATCGGCGCGTGTCCAATCTCCTCACGCGCTTCACTCGCGCCGGTAATTACTTTCCCCAACGGCACTGTCACCCTCCTCCCCGGCGGCTCCGTCTCCGGCGATATCATGTGTCTGCATAACCGAATGGAGAGCCCAACGTTCTGGCTCGGCGTGGTCGGTTTCGTAATTATCGGTTACTGTTTGGTTAAAAACGTAAAAGGTGCGATGATTTATGGCATTGTGTTTGTAACTGCTGTATCATGGTTCCGTAACACGCAAGTAACGGCGTTTCCCGACACTCCGGCCGGCGACGCCGCTTACGATTACTTCAAAAAGGTCGTCGACGTGCATAAAATTGAATCCACCGCCGGTGCACTGAGCTTTTCCAGCATCAACAAAGGGTATTTCTGGGAAGCATTGGTTACATTTCTTTACGTCGACATCCTCGACACCACCGGAACTCTCTACTCCATGGCACGTTTCGCCGGATTCGCAGACGAAAACGGAGAGTTTGAAGGTCAGTACTTTGCTTTCATGTCTGACGCAACGTCGATCGTTGTTGGGTCACTCCTTGGGACGTCACCGGTGACAGCGTTTATAGAATCTTCCACCGGAATAAGGGAAGGTGGGAGGACTGGTATGACGGCGTTGACGGTGGCGGGATATTTTATGTTGGCGTTTTTCTTCACACCATTGCTAGCGTCGATACCGGCGTGGGCTGTAGGGCCGCCGTTGATACTGGTCGGAGTTCTGATGATGAGATCGGTGGTGGAGATTGACTGGAATGATATGAAACAGGCGATTCCGGCGTTCATGACGTTGATATTGATGCCGTTGACGTATTCCATCGCATATGGATTGATCGGTGGGATAGGGACTTACTTAGTACTGAATCTGTGGGATTGGGGAGAGGGGTTATTAAGTAAATTTGGGATTCTTAAGGGGGTTGGAAGTGATAGATCTGTTAATAATAGTAGTGTAGGGGGTAATAGAGTAATTATAGGAAATGGTATGGATGGAAATGATAAAAGGGTTGAAGTTTAG